The region GACCGTAACGTCGACCTGCTGGTGCGGCGTTATCTGACCGACCCCGTCGTGCATTCGGTCGACCCGTCGGCCGGTGCGGTCACGACGATGGAGCACCACGTCCTGCACGTCCACGGCGCCGACAAGCACGCCGCCACGACCGAGATCGCCGCCCGCGACGGCCGCGTGATCATGTTCCTGGACACCAAGCACGCCGTCGACCGGCTGACCCAGGACCTGCTCAACAGCGGGGTCCGGGCCGCCGCGCTGCACGGCGGCAAGTCGCAGCCGCAGCGCACCCGCACCCTGACGCAGTTCAAGTCCGGTCATGTGACGGTGCTGGTGGCCACCAACGTCGCCGCCCGCGGCATCCACGTCGACAACCTCGACCTCGTCGTCAACGTCGACCCGCCCACCGACCACAAGGACTACCTCCACCGCGGGGGCCGTACCGCCCGCGCCGGCGAGTCCGGCAGCGTCGTCACGCTCGTCACACCGAACCAGCGTCGAGGCATGGTCCGCCTCATGTCGGACGCCGGTATCCGGCCGCAGACCACCCAGATCCGCTCGGGCGAAGAGGCCCTGAGCCGGATCACCGGCGCCCAGGCCCCGTCCGGCATCCCGGTCGTCATTACCGCTCCGGTGGTCGAACGCTCCAAGCGCAGTGCCTCCTCCCGAGGCCGGCGCCGCCCCTCTTCGGCGACCCGGCGCGAGCCCGTACGCCAGTCCGTCTTCGATGCGGTGGCCTAGAACCTTCGTGATCAGGAAGCTGACCCATCTCTGCAGGAGGCACCTTTTGTCGCTGGTTCAGATGCAGCCCCGCCCGGCAAGCGCCAACCCCGTGCACAGGACGGTGGTTGAGGTCATGGACGCGGCCGGACCGCAGGTCTGTGACGACATGAGCGTCGAGGTGGCACTGGCCGTCATGGCCGCCGCCCGCACGGGTCGACTGGTTGTTTGCGACCAGGACGGCCAGTGCACCGGCCTGGTCACCCGAACCGACCTCACCGCCGTCCGCGGCAGCTCCGCTTACACGGACCGCGTCCAGCTGCGCGACATCCTCGGCGACCACGGATCGTTCACCTCACCCGTGACCACTGCGGCCGAAGCCGAGCCCGTGATGCGCTCCCGTCGGCTCGATGCCCCGCCGATGGCCGGCGAGCAAGGCAGCGCCCTGGGCATTCTCGCCCTCTCCCGCTGAACCGTCTCCCCCTGGTCGGGCTGTTCTCCCCTTCTCGCTGTGAGGTCACATGCGTTGCATCATCGCCCGCTTCCCCTTCGAGCTCACCAAGAGCGGCGTGCTGGAATCGATGAAGGGCGTCAAGCCCGAACCGGTCACCGGCGAAACGGTGACCATCGGCCGCCGCCACTACCCCGTCAAGCAAGTCGGCCAGGTCATCACCCGCCAGGACCGCCGTGACTTCAGCGCCGCCGAAGTCCTCCGGGCCATGACTCAGCTCGGCTTCACCTGCCGCCCCCTCCCCAAGGCCGCACCCGTACGCATCCTCAGCCCGCTCCAGCAAGCCTCCGCGATGCTCGGCACCCCCGTGTCCGTCTGACCGAGGGAACAGGCACGAGCCGACACCTGTACGCGGTGTGGGCCCGACCGGCGCGCGCCGGTCGGGCCCACACCGCGTACAGCGGGTTCTCCTCGCAGTGGTTGCTCAGCGGTCGGAATAGCTGAAGTCGCCCACGGTCCAGGCGCTGACGTCCTCGATCGCGACGCGGTACATCCCGCCCGTCTCCGGGATCCCGACTGTGCCCTGCAGGATCCGGGCGACATGGAAGTGCAGGTGCGTAGGCGGCCCGTTCCTCGCGGGGGTGTCGAAGACGGCGGAGAACTCGCCCAAGCGGTCCGAATCCGTCAGTACCTCCGATACCCTCTGCCGCCACACTGCTTCGGGAGCCAGCCGACCGGTGAGGACAGCACCACCGGTGACCACGGTCAGGGACATCTGATTGCTCTGCCGGGACTCCACCAGGGCGGCGACGTCAACCAGCAGCTCGTCAGGCTTCGACATGAGGCAGATTATATTTTCCGGCCGTCCGGCTGCTTGAGCGGTGGCGCTACCGGGCAAGACGGGCGCTTATGGTCTTGCCGCCGGAGGCCCGGCGGGTGACCGCGGTGGCGCGGGTGAGGCGGTTGACCATGGCCAGCCAAAGCCTCCGGTGCCGCCGTTCAGGTCAGGGGTGCGCATGCGCGGCGCATGCCGACTGGGGTCGTGGACGGCCACCTCGATGGTGTCGGGGTGCGCAGTCAGTTCTCATGTGC is a window of Streptomyces caniferus DNA encoding:
- a CDS encoding CBS domain-containing protein, with product MSLVQMQPRPASANPVHRTVVEVMDAAGPQVCDDMSVEVALAVMAAARTGRLVVCDQDGQCTGLVTRTDLTAVRGSSAYTDRVQLRDILGDHGSFTSPVTTAAEAEPVMRSRRLDAPPMAGEQGSALGILALSR
- a CDS encoding SCO5918 family protein — encoded protein: MRCIIARFPFELTKSGVLESMKGVKPEPVTGETVTIGRRHYPVKQVGQVITRQDRRDFSAAEVLRAMTQLGFTCRPLPKAAPVRILSPLQQASAMLGTPVSV